TAGTTAGATTTTTTAAGTATTATTTTATGTTGCTTAAGTGTTGAattatttaaaagttaaaacaataaaaagtttAGGGATATAAACAAAacgtcacaatattttcataacaccaTTGTTTTTAGTTGTGATGAGTCCCAatctaacattttattttattttaatttatgagaGACTGACACTTCaactattatgaaaatattatgaatttgtGACAATTTGTTGTGTCTGCACCCCAACTCTTAAAAcaatgacacacacacacacattgcaGAGAAAGAGAGCTCAAAATTAAGGTTTGGGCTGAGACTAATTTAGTTTTTGTGCCAGTAATTATGGGGTTTGGATTGGTTCAAAGCAATTGATATTTGATATCTCTATAACTGTACCGGTTGAGAGAGAGCAGTCGGGCCGGCTCAATATTAAAGTTTGGGCTCAGACTGGATTAGTTATTGTGCTAGTCAAACTGGGCTTTCGGGTCAAAGCAATTGGTATCAAATAGATTCAGACCTGTTCCGGTTTTCAAAGCTCATAACCATCAAGGTACGATTTGGACCGGCTCAGGCGCTCAGCCCATGAACAGGCAGTGCCATTGGGATTTAGTTATCAGAAAATTGTACTATATTAGATCTTCTAAATTTTGAGGAAGCATAAATTATATTTCTGATTTTTACCCAAATatcaaatttcttttcaaattataATGTGTAAAGGTTGAGAAAAATCCAACATGGAATTATACTTACACAAAGATAGTcgaacaaataataaaaaaaaaaactaaaaaaacttctatatgtaaatattacaaatctaacgacatttaaaattttggaaacaaATGCCTCGAATATATGAACTTTGGTGGTATGTTAAGCAAATAAGATCGAGGACTTTTAAAGTTTTTGTTAGTGCatttgggttctttttttgtaattaatttttacttGGCATTTGGcaacactaattaattttttaattagaggAGTATATATTGATTAGTGAGCATATAATGAGATaagaaatatgatttttatttgatttgtcaATGATGGAGAATTgaattacaaatttgaatttttcggACATATATATTGTTTCAACTAGGcccaacaaaattgaaaataatttcctaacaaactttttgattttgtatatttttttatatttatttttaaaaattgctatgaaatttttttataccgAATCAATTATATTGTAGATGTCAATGATTTTCAATATTGAAAAGAACGTGAACTTCAATTGTTTTAACTGATGATTGTgtagaaatttattataaaataggAGTTAATAGTTTgtctttccttttatttgttttattttagtaGATATTAGCttgaatatttatatattaattgagTTATGatattatatttcttatttttaaatggtaatatattttttttcttcggcTCCTAAAGATGAAATTCTAGTTCTTTCGGACCTTccctactaaaaaaaaaggttttactTTATTATGGAAgtaatataataacaataacaataataataataataataaattgttttCTCCATGTTTCATACAAGTCACTGAACTATGTTAGTGTAGAATCTAGAATGCCACGCTTCCCAATTTTGTTTAGTGTAGAGAACAGTGGTTACGTGGTGAATTCTAACATGGCGACGACAGAAAAAATACTCTACTGAACAGAACAGATCATGTGGTGCGTTGATTATGTTGTAGATATTATCATTATAattgatgacgtcgaaaatttgtcaccaatgggtcacaccgtactcgcgactcgaaccgaacctgcacgacaagaACAACCGACGGACGTCCTTCAGAgaacaccggtgtggtgccggccaaaggttctccgacggtcaagttagaattgttctgttttacttagagcgttagagagggtcaattaaagcgtacctcgatttctgtgggtattaggccttttatagtgataaagggttgacttttcctttttggtttccatatcttttcaatgtgggactctactcccaattcttctaagcgtggtgagcaaggatccCCATTTCCGGATCCTAGGGTTTTTCTGAACTATGGacgtttcggatcatgggccctttcgatgggccttcaaagctgggaccatctTTACgtaggcccaagagacccagtccgtcaggcccattaaggtaagcccgtCAGGCCCAGTATTTTgtcatcttcagttgcccccttcaccccaatggtccgtcaccttttgggtcaaaggatcaatggggtgacggtCCTTACGTATGGGTATGACGGTCAATTTTATAATGGATTCAGCCCAGATAGGACGACGGTTCCAGATGGATCAACCCGTCATAGTAAGATTCATCAAGTTGACGATGTCATGACGGGTACAAGTCTGTTGGtacgtactgacaggttgtcagcatttattaaacatgccacgtgtcactctctgaatggtcgttgtataggatcgaagcgtcgcttcgtcttccgtgcacctcctatatatataaggcgactcactctttcatttttcacttttcactcagaaaacatttgtcagagcgaagccgtcaaccttgtcagagtAACCCGTCGTGGATGACCATCTGTtgattacaccaaccgtcacctaTCCTCTGATAAGTTTGGTAAGTGCTTCTAATTTActatagtcaagttacattttcgtccatgcattgttgttaggctttccgTACCCGTCAACACATtcaaacccgtcggtcttaggtttcattgtcaattgtaggaaatgtctagtgcgtcaagtaaccagtcggtggttcgtgatgggacggaatacgaggatgtatacccgtccggtcataaagaccaagagagcaccggcgaagataggagtccgtctgcctcttcttcatcctcaacaaatgaggatgtggagattGTCGAAATAGAGGGTTCCGATGACGACGGGGATCAAGCACTGGAGTCCGTTGTAGgcgctgatggactaaggcagttcatcatgttgccagagtggacggtgcataggtTCACGTCCGTCATTAGGGAGAAACACTTCAGCACCTTCAggaccaacttccaaatcccagactatgtttccatccgtctaccacatgtgtcggagaagtgttactatgaaggggtagacggtgtcggagtgtacgagcaggcattgaaggctggacttcgattcccgctttctacacttcatagggaactcttacagtatctggggttgtccgtcacccagatatcccctaacgcctggagggtcttcatagccatggagattctttacggtgcaatgtcaaacggggaaaggaaattgacggtccgtgaatttcttcactgttaccgtccagacgagatttctggatcaagggggatgtacagttttgccagtcggagccccttgttgaaggtgatctttgagaccccagactcaaatagagactggaagagtcggtatttcttcctggagggtgacagatggatgaaccatccaggggagacggagtacatgcccgtcgacacaacttgggcagtTATAAATCAGACACGTATGCATCCGTCTAAATTTTGTACTGCTTTTCATATCCGTCCagctatatatgtatatcttgatcatctttctttgcaggtagacggcgcccacaagtcagCCTCGAGGAGTTTAGCTTCCTTGAAAAGGTTTGCAAGAAaactacgccggaggaaaggacttgggctaagttggtgaacccgaggaccattcattggtactgcgacggtcctgagcccacccaagaagCGATAAGATACGACGAGCGAGTTCACAAACGTAAGCCCGTCAACTTTACTTTGTCATTTActatgctttattttgttttaatttcatccgtcattatttgcagagatggatgACGCAAAGAGGAGAGCTTTGATCAAGtcccaagccgtcaagaagagggaatccggcAAGGAGGTTCCTAAGGCGTCAGCTTCAGTCCCTAAAAGGAAACTGACGACAAAATCCGACCGTCCctttaagcaaccaaaggtctctcttgaacctgtggttggcttaatggctgagggtaacAAGGCCGTCACCCCAGCGAAGCAGGGGAAGGGTAAGGGATTGATGACGGTCCCAGacggtaagcaagagagacctccttcccttctccgtgatgactccaagtatgcattggagaagctgtcgtccatcatcacggcagaagactatgaagacctgggaaaccattcgacggaggccatgggggagacgggcctcttcgccgtcgctcaggttggttatgtttgtcaaataagtttttatttttctttcttcttgttacttacattatgtgacggtctcttttctatttgcagtctttggtcatgatgaagggactacttgatcggtgtctcaaccgtgagagtaccttggaccgggtgcgcgcgaaggcgcagcagacggaggaagagctcggacaactTCAGAGATGGAggtccaagatggagaagaagctggagctttctgagcaggcgaggaaggagctggaggagaagacggccACTTCGCTGACGGTCATAGAGAATAAAGAGGCTGAGATCAAACAACTCAAAGAAGAGCTCCGTCAGGCTAAAGTGGCAGCCGTCGAGGAGTACCGATGCTCGGAGTCCTGTTTGAGCGAGCTGTCGGACTCCTTCCTCCAAGGCTTCGATGATTCcctccgtcaagtcaagaaggcttatccagagctggacttgacaatggtcaaacttgaggaccaagcccagacttctgccctccccgtcgcctccgaaaatacggaggacctttTTGGCGACGGTGCTGCTCAAGGAGACGAAGAGTCCGCCCCGTCGAAGGACGTCCCAGttgctgaagaaaagaaagattgatgcctatgtactttattttgtgaacaatccgtccttcttttttattcattttttaagacaATCCGtcctttttaattgtattaaacatTTGCCTTTGGGGCTTTTGGCTTAAAGTTCACATatgctttttataattgtttggtaCTCTGTTTAAAGCTCCGTCTACCTTCTTGAGGGAGTATTTTTGTGGGAATATTTGTTAATCTGTGATGATCCGTCCACATTGCAGActtgttatcttgtgttgattGAGCATTTACATCGGTGAGGATTTTCCTTTTCCGTCTGTTTTGAGAGGTTTATTATGCggaccgtccactttgtggcgttGTTCATCACTTTTAAATATATCGCGTATTTAATGGACTTGTAGAAAATTTTAACGTAGCTAGTTTCCGTCCACTTTGCGAAAACGTCCATctattgtatccgtccaccttgGGACTTTATTTCATGTAGGACAGTCCTTCTATCTCAAGGACTTTATTTCATGTATtacatcaccttagtgatccgtccactttgtggacctatgtctcatcaccttagtgatccgtccacttggtggacttatgtttcatcaccttagtgatccgtccacttggtggacttatgtttcatcaccttagtgatccgtccactttgtggacttatgtttcaccaccttagtgatccgtccactttgtggactcatgactcatcaccttagtgatccgtccactttgtggactcatgtttcaccaccttagtgatccgtccactttgtggactcatgtttcatcaccttagtgatccgtccacttggtggacttatgtttcatcaccttagtgatccgtccacttttgtgaacttagggtgatcgtccctgtaggacgatccgtccatcttgtggacttagggggatcgtccctgtaggatgatcatccctgtaggatgatccgtccaccttgtggacttagggggatcgtccctgtaggataatccgtccatcttgtggacttctatcgtttccgttaactttgtggacaattgcaatgacatacattcaagtagaagatcaaaattgcatctgattatagaaatgcgtaaaggaaaagtgcctgcccccttgggcttaaaaaaggcacgacaatattgtagcaaaaatagttaaacagtgccaataaaagttaataatgccaaaaagtcttaaaagataaactggttgtcgtgtcgctatcactggtagtatttcctcaagtgctcggcattccacggatgtggtagcttttctccgtctattgtctccaggtggtatgtccctttccttttccaagacgtaactctgtagggtccttcccagttggggccgaggtttccctgtgtagggtctctagttgtacccatgaccctcctgagtacgaggtctcctacttggaagcttctttgtcggacccgggagttgaaatgtctggacatgcgatcctggtatctagcgatcctctgTTCTGCTGCCAACCTGACCTCATCTataaggtccagctgtagcctcatggattcgtcaCTCCTTCCCTCGTCGTGGCtgtgaaccctgtagcttgtgagcccaacttccgctgggatgactgcctcgctcccgtaggtcagtcgtaggggcttcttcttggacgtcatttgtggttgccatcgagcgcgtgagtaccatgtaactccttTATCTAGGAAatgttcccacagacggcgccaactgatgacgtcgaaaatttgtcaccaatgggtcacaccgtactcgcgactcgaaccgaacctgcacgacaagaACAACCGACGGACGTCCTTCAGAgaacaccggtgtggtgccggccaaaggttctccgacggtcaagttagtattgttctgttttacttagagcgttagagagggtcaattaaagcgtacctcgatttctgtgggtattaggccttttatagtgataaagggttgacttttcctttttggtttccatatcttttcaatgtgggactctactcccaattcttctaagcgtggtgagcaaggatccCCATTTCCGGATCCTAGGGTTTTTCTGAACTATGGacgtttcggatcatgggccctttcgatgggccttcaaagctgggaccatctTTACgtaggcccaagagacccagtccgtcaggcccattaaggtaagcccgtCAGGCCCAGTATTTTGTCATCttcaataatctttttttttttaattaatcaatgCTGACATGCCTACCTGACAGCTGGATATAGATCACATGGACGGTAATATAGGGGTGTTTGGTCCATTCACTAAAAAAAgtatgtgttttgttgtttgaaatatgtgtaaaaatacgtgtggatgaaaaTGTGTAtagaaatatgtgtaatattgtttaaaaactgaaaacatgtgtttgacTGAGTGTACCAAATGAGGCCATAATTATCACCTTGATTAGCTCAGTGATTGTGCATTTTAGTGcactattataataaaattttcattattcaaATTGTTACTCGGACCAAACTCATTTTCCATACCTCTTTGgaatttggatttagaatatatatatacacacacactagcctcTAAACACGTGCTCACGCGAGTACTTAGaggttcttctatttttttggagtaaagattaataatttggatctattataatttagaaatatttttttttatgtttttcaaacagataaaaatgaaaaaaatttagagataagAAGTAATTGTAATTTCTCTTTTGAacgtgaaaggaaaaaaaatcctaaattttaagttttaaaaaaaaaattcaaaaaaaaatttattatttgacatttatgaccctatttttaaatgaagttaCTTTTTATTAATGGACATTTTTGAACCACAAAAAAGTCTAGTTGAATGAAGggaatatataaaatagtgtagatatatatattctcttagttatatattttttgtccaTATTATATTAGGCTTCTATCCTTGTCGTGTTCATGCGTAATTGAGGATCACCACAATAAGATTCTTCTTCTGTCCAATATGTTTGTTAATTTAATATGATTCATCCTTTCGGCTTGAATGactattattaaaatataatagcATTTAATATATAACTAATTTATACTAACATCATGATAAATCATTGCAAATTAATGAGAAGGTATCTCTTATACACATAATGCATGAGTCCAAAAATTTTGTCCTACTTTATgttttacaaataaaaacttaacaccctttcaaaaaaaaaaaaaaaaaaaacttaacacgtgtttacatatttaattaaatactaGCGGGTGTATAAGATAATTATtgcaaattaaattatttgagGGTCTTTTATGCCTTTCTAGGCTTctagcttattttttgttaagaaaaatcATTTTGTTGTAATTAATAGGATTTAAGCCCATGTTGTCAAAAAGCAAATTTTTTATCCTAatagtttttgttgaaaaataataaaaagtacagaaggctttttaaattttctttagaaaagaaaaaagaaaagaaataaggcTCTTAAACTATTGACTAAcgcttttccaaaaaaaaaaaaaaagaaaagaaaaatattgactAACGGACTCGATGTATTTTCCTATGCAACCCATGtctaggagaaaaaaaaagagttgggaTGCTTCTTTTGACATGGAGAGATGTATTTTCCTATACAATCCATGTCTAGGAGGAAAAATGAATTGGGATGCTTATTTTGACATTGAGAGATATATTTTCCTATACAACCCATGTTTAGAAGGAAAAATGAGTTGGGATGCTTCTTTTGATATGGAGAGCTACCCACCCATGGTGAATGAGGTGCCCTTTAACTCAAACTCAAGGAAGAGGGGTAAGGTGAGACGGAATCCCATTGTTATGGAATCCCATAGAGGATCTCGTGCCATGACCTCATGAGGGGCAACCCACTAAAGTCATCTCTCCTACCTAGCTAATTCTACCTTAGATTCAACTACTTAATGCCATAGTTAGTTATTCTACCTTGAATTCAACTACTTTAATGCCCTACTTAGTTATTTAATGCCCTACTTAGTTTAGATTCAACTACTTTAATGCCGTAGTTAGTTATTCTACCTTGAATTCAACTACTTTAATGCCCTACTTAGTTACAAGCTTACGTTACTAAGCTTAACTGAGATGCTTAAAACTATTTAAACAATGACCCTCCTCCTAAAAGTCCAGTTTTTATGACCCACttctttcatataaaattgCCGACTCATTACATCTAGAGAACCTTATAGGAGTATTATAGTACATGTGAAAAGTACAGTGGAATGACCATGTCCTAGTTCTAGAATTAAGTAGAATAATTACTACTATAATCAATACCATATACCATTTTAATTATAAAGCAGCATACTCTGTTTTTGCATTAACAGCAACTAATTGATGGACTGCTCTTTATAAATGTTGATTTTCCAAATGAAGTTATAAAAAGAGTGATAAACAGAAAGTAACATAAAGCAGTTGCTCATAAAATTCAACATAACATTACAAGTACACCATTGTCAAACGGAAAATAGGACAGACAACAGCATTTTGGGCACATATAAAACGAGTGCTCAGGACacgaaagaaagaaaacagggCATTCTTTGCCTTAGACATTGCAATGTACAAATTCCACGGTTCCAAAAGCCTCCCTCCCTGACCATAGAAAATGCCATTCCTCTTTGAACCAACCTCATTACCAGAAACACCATTTGGTAGTTTACATGGCTGAAGAGCTCCTGAAGGACCCTAGAGCTTTAATAGCTCCTGCTCTCAAAATGTACTGGTGATAGAATGCAGCAATGGCAGCACCGATGAATGGTCCGACCCAGAAAAGCCACTGTAAATTACATGAAAACCAATTTTAAGTTAGCACTTAGCACCACTATGTaacataaatgaaaatttactTTTGCAACAACAAATATAAAGGGATAGGTGCATACTTGGTCATCCCATGCCTTCTTCTCGTTGTAGATCACTGCAGCCCCGAAACTTCTGGCGGGGTTGATACCAGTGCCAGTGATTGGAATGGTGGCAAGGTGAACCATGAAGACAGCAAATCCAATTGGAAGTGGTGCCAAGACCTTTGATTgatacaaaaacaatattaattaTAGTCAAATagatgtaaaaataataattttgttcaaatttatttcaatttgaagaCAAGCATTTCATTTTTAGAAAGTTCGAGAATTcctaattttcagttttttaccATTAGGAACACATTTCCACTTCCGTCAATTTCTTAGACGTCATGCATTAGGTTTTTCAATTAAGTTCAATCACGTACCTTTCAGACGATTGTCTTAATTTCTTAGATGTTTGACATTAGgtttccaattaaattcaatcattgTGACTATATTAAACACAATACAACACATCATTCTTTAAAGACAACTAAATTGAAACATGTGGCTTATTGATCAATTCAATTATACTGTTGAATTCAACTGAGAATCATAACACACCTAATTCCTAGAATGCCTTAACATTGTTCCTTGACAAAATTGTAAAGTTGGATATGGTTACTTACGGGAACATGGGAATCCCTTGCATTTCTCTTTGGATCAGTGGCAGAGAACACAGTGTAAACAAGAACAAAGGTACCGATGATCTCAGCAGCCAATCCGGTGCCCTTGCTGTATCCAAGAGCGAGCTCATTGGCCCCACCACCGTACTTGCTGTAGTAAGCCCTCTGGAATGCCTTCACAAGCCCACATCCGCATATGGCTCCCAAGCACTGAGCTATCATGTACAATATGGCTCTAACCAGTGAGACCTTCCTAGCCAGGAATAGCCCGAATGTCACCGCAGGGTTAATGTGCCCACCTGCCAAATTTAGTAAAAACTGTAAGCCCTCTCTATATGCTATATAGCTCCCATCTTTgctttgatttatatatatatatatatatatatgaaaattataGAAATTTAAAAGTGTCACATTAACATGTTATATTTGTAAAAACAATAAGTCTATTATCACACtaaatcacaactttttttaacgcaataaatttcataatttttttgggtaattgtaAAGGTAATAGGTTTTGATGggtgtaaaattaaaataattataatgtttttatgtgaaaataatgttGCATTACTGCATAATTTAGTACAATTAACTATAAGCTCAAAGCTATGACTCacatatttgtttcttttttgtttaattatagaAATCGGAATCTGCATGTCATcacataacatatatatatttataaatatgtttCTCATACTTTCAATAAATCTTATTCAATTTTTAGGAGATCACAAAATctagaaaaattaaatgaatttaaagttatgatttttttttcttctgagaACTGAGATTCAAACCCAAATTCTCTATCATAACTATATAATCCCACTGAATTACAAGTCTCATAGTCAAAATTAAGAATATTTGATAGAGAACCCACCTGAGATACCAGCTGTGCAGTAAACAAGCACAAAGATCATGCCACCAAAGGCCCAAGCTATTCCAAGAATTCCAACACCACCACACTGATCAGCAGTCGGATCAGCAGTCTGGCTCTTGTATCCAATTACAGTCAACACAGTAATGTACAAGAACAAGAGAGTGGCAATGAACTCAGCAATGATAGCCCTGTAGAAGGACCACTGTGTAAGCTCCTCAGCATCAACCAATGGTGCTGGTGGTGGGTCATGGTAGTCCTTAGATGGGAACCCTTCAATATCCTTGCCAGCCATAGCTAAAAGCTAGGGTGAGTAGTAGTgacagaagaagagagagagctagGAGATGATGAGCAAGTGAGAGAGAGTTCTAAGCTAGTGTTGTTGTTGAATGTTAATGGGAAAGTAGAGGAGTTCAGGGGGGGTATATATCCTGGTTTTGGATTGAGCGAGCtagttaattaataaacttaattAGCTTTGCCGCCCCATCATGCTAATTTTAGTTTCTTTCACTTTCAGATGTATTCCTACCTAACCTTTTGGTAAAATTGTCTGTCTAAAATTGTTGAggccacataaaaaaaaaacacaatttataTTACAATTATCTATGTAACAAATCGTGAATGGTGGCAAAAAAATTATGGATCCATATGAAAGTGACAGACAATCTATTACAGTATGATATGTAAGATAATTGcgataaaaattgtgtcaatttataTGGTTCTAGAACTACATTTTTCCGTGTGCTTCTCTGGCTCACTCTGATTCGTCTTCTGCTGAACCTGATTCGAGTAAAGTTCTAAGAGTCACTACAAATTTCGACACTATTTTGATAGTATCGACAAAGATTATCACGTCACATGGGTTTTTAGGtaggaatttcttttctttttttaagttgattACTGGAACTTTCTTCAATTATCTTATGTCATGTCTTTAACCGAGGACAAGAACTTCTAATggcaatattattattttttgtttttgtggtttttctttCCAATTATTTTAGGTAAGacataatataaaacaaaaacaaaaaagaatgaatattgTTTTTGAGTCAAGGTCTTATCGtgctaataaaaattttatcattaCACCGCCACTAATTGGATCAACCGTTAAAAACACTCAACGAACATATAATGCTGTTTTAGTTGTGACTTATTAGTTGTGAGATGACATTAACTAATATCTTattaatatataagaatatcttttttattttttaaataattggatAGATATAATAAGGATGAGAGATgattcaattcatatttttttataataaataaaagtatgtTATACTTATCactatgtttgtttggaattttttttagtatatttgcataatatgagacaaaaaattaaaaacttgcttaaaaaaaaaaaaagttgaaactcatattatttgaaataaagctACGTTACTCGAAAACAATgaatattttaaacaaaaaactaatttataattgattacCAAACCCATAATAGATTACAAAGTTCtagacaaaaataaattattttattttggtaaattgtaaattatacTTCTAAGGTTTAgggatatttggattttataccttaATATTTCAGAACTTGGATTTTAtcgtgtaaaatccaaacaaccttaaattttaaaa
The sequence above is drawn from the Quercus robur chromosome 7, dhQueRobu3.1, whole genome shotgun sequence genome and encodes:
- the LOC126691828 gene encoding probable aquaporin PIP2-1, whose product is MAGKDIEGFPSKDYHDPPPAPLVDAEELTQWSFYRAIIAEFIATLLFLYITVLTVIGYKSQTADPTADQCGGVGILGIAWAFGGMIFVLVYCTAGISGGHINPAVTFGLFLARKVSLVRAILYMIAQCLGAICGCGLVKAFQRAYYSKYGGGANELALGYSKGTGLAAEIIGTFVLVYTVFSATDPKRNARDSHVPVLAPLPIGFAVFMVHLATIPITGTGINPARSFGAAVIYNEKKAWDDQWLFWVGPFIGAAIAAFYHQYILRAGAIKALGSFRSSSAM
- the LOC126690809 gene encoding uncharacterized protein LOC126690809 translates to MDDAKRRALIKSQAVKKRESGKEVPKASASVPKRKLTTKSDRPFKQPKVSLEPVVGLMAEGNKAVTPAKQGKGKGLMTVPDGKQERPPSLLRDDSKYALEKLSSIITAEDYEDLGNHSTEAMGETGLFAVAQSLVMMKGLLDRCLNRESTLDRVRAKAQQTEEELGQLQRWRSKMEKKLELSEQARKELEEKTATSLTVIENKEAEIKQLKEELRQAKVAAVEEYRCSESCLSELSDSFLQGFDDSLRQVKKAYPELDLTMVKLEDQAQTSALPVASENTEDLFGDGAAQGDEESAPSKDVPVAEEKKD